The sequence CACCCAGGAGGCGCTGTAGTAGATCCACACCCCGCCCCAGACCAGCCGACCGTTCGTGGTGACGGTGCGCAGGACCAGCAGCAGCGGCCCGAGCAGCAGCACGTTGGCCAGCACCGGGTACCAGGCCGCGTAGCCGAGGGCCGAGTGCAGGCCGGTGGCGCGCAGGAACAGCACGTTGAGCTGGAAGAAGCCCGGCCACTGGTTGTAGGCGTCGAGCGCGCCCGCGTCGGGGACGGCGCCGTCGTGGCGGAGCATCGCGTCGACGACCACGACGTGCTTCCACGCCCAGGCGTAGCGCAGTTCCGGGTAGAGCAGGGTGGGGGTGGCGTGCAGGAAGGCGATCAGGGCGAGCACGTAGCCGGGCGCCCAGCGCCGCCGGGCGCCGCGCTCGGCGAGCACGGCGGTGAAGCCGGCGGTCAGCAGCGCGAGGCCGGCCCAGTAGAGCACCGGCAGGGCCCCGACCAGTCCGAGCGCGCCCATGTGGTCGGTCCTGGTCCGGGGCAGGGCCAGCAGCCAGAGCAGGACGGCGGCCGGCAGGGCGCACCGGGCGAAGAGCGCGAGCGGGCCGAGGCCGGCGAGGAACCCGGCGGGACGGCGGACTCGCCGGGCCGGGTGTCCGCGGGCACGGCCCGGTCCGGCGGAGTCCGGGGGGCGTGCCCCGGCCAGTTGGTCAACCATCGGAAGGACCGCCCACCGGGCTGCCGACGGCCGCGCGCAGCCGCCGGTAGCCCCGCCAGTACCGGGTGTAGAGGCTCTCCGGGACGGGGCCGGTGCGGGCGCCCCGCCCGGCCACCCAGTCGGCGAAGACACGCTCGGGGGTGTCGCGCCGGACCATCAGCCGGCCGAGCCGCAGCACGTGGTCGGTGGCGGAGCTGAACCTGTTCTCGACGGCGGTGGCCGAGGTCCACCCGGCCTCGGCGACCCGGCGGCGGACGGCGGCGCTGGAGTAGCCGTGCGGGTAGGCGAAGGCCGTGACCTCGTGGCCGAGCGCGTCCTCCAGCCGGTGCTTGCAGCCGGCGACCTCCTCGGTGCACCGCCGGGGGCGGAGGGTGTCCAGCTGGGCGTGGGTGACGGAGTGGCCGCCGATCTCGACGCCCGTCGCGTCCAGTGCGGCGACCTGGCGCCAGTTCAGCATGTCGGCGGGCGGGAACAGGCTGCCGGTGGGGCGGCCGCCGGGCGGGTGGACGGCGCCGACGGTGAGGTAGAGGGTGGCGGGCAGTCCGCGTTCCTCCAGCAGCGGGGCGACCGTCCAGTAGAAGTCGGCGAAGCCGTCGTCGAAGGTGAGGACGGCCGCCCGGGGCGGGAGCGGGGGGCCGCCGCGCACGGCGGCGACCAGCCTCCGCAGCGGGACGACCGAGCGGCCCTCGACGATCCGGTCCAGCTGGCGGCGGAAGACCTCCGGGGT comes from Streptomyces sp. TLI_053 and encodes:
- a CDS encoding polysaccharide deacetylase family protein — protein: MTPVPVFLYHSVSDHPPNWIAPWTVTPEVFRRQLDRIVEGRSVVPLRRLVAAVRGGPPLPPRAAVLTFDDGFADFYWTVAPLLEERGLPATLYLTVGAVHPPGGRPTGSLFPPADMLNWRQVAALDATGVEIGGHSVTHAQLDTLRPRRCTEEVAGCKHRLEDALGHEVTAFAYPHGYSSAAVRRRVAEAGWTSATAVENRFSSATDHVLRLGRLMVRRDTPERVFADWVAGRGARTGPVPESLYTRYWRGYRRLRAAVGSPVGGPSDG